From Salinirubellus salinus, the proteins below share one genomic window:
- a CDS encoding redoxin domain-containing protein translates to MVSESDTAPTFTATLANGDLEPFDLEAYLGDGPVVLAFFPGAFTPPCSNEMVALQGHLDAFEAAGATLLGVSADSAFSLNAFREEHGIEFDLVSDMSREAIDAYDLEIDIDDLGLHGVANRAVFVLDEDGVVTYVWTTEDPTNEPDYEALLEAVEAAA, encoded by the coding sequence ATGGTTTCCGAATCTGACACCGCACCGACGTTCACCGCGACGCTCGCCAACGGGGACCTGGAGCCGTTCGACCTCGAGGCGTACCTCGGTGACGGCCCGGTCGTGCTCGCCTTCTTCCCCGGCGCGTTCACCCCGCCGTGCTCGAACGAGATGGTCGCGCTACAGGGGCACCTCGACGCGTTCGAGGCCGCGGGCGCGACGCTCCTCGGCGTGAGCGCCGACAGTGCGTTCTCGCTCAACGCCTTCCGCGAGGAACACGGCATCGAGTTCGACCTCGTGAGCGACATGAGCCGCGAGGCCATCGACGCCTACGACCTCGAGATCGACATCGACGACCTCGGCCTGCACGGTGTCGCCAACCGCGCCGTGTTCGTCCTCGACGAGGACGGCGTCGTGACGTACGTCTGGACGACGGAGGACCCGACGAACGAACCGGACTACGAGGCGTTGCTCGAGGCGGTCGAGGCGGCGGCCTGA
- a CDS encoding SDR family NAD(P)-dependent oxidoreductase, whose product MSELTLRDMSGETALVTGATSGIGRHAAVLLGRAGARVLVHGRNEEAGAKTVQMVEDAGGEASFHGADFADLDEVRALADEVREETDELAVLANNAGLTVTDYQESKQGYELHLAVNHLATYLLTHDLVDHLADEARVVTTSSLAHRNGGIDFDTLAEEGSTGDMSISGRSDMALVSKLTRATGLARVSGLSGFSAYSDSKLANVLFTRELAARLPAGQTANCFHPGVIPGSGFARGIPFPLSMGWEAVELVPGVTDSVEDGGRALAYLAASPALEGVTGQYFDQQRQRRPSRSARDDETADRLWDLSADLVGVDPDWP is encoded by the coding sequence ATGTCCGAACTCACCTTACGCGATATGTCCGGAGAGACGGCCCTCGTCACGGGCGCGACGAGCGGCATCGGCCGACACGCGGCCGTCCTGCTCGGCCGGGCCGGTGCCCGGGTCCTCGTCCACGGCCGGAACGAGGAGGCCGGCGCCAAGACCGTCCAGATGGTCGAGGACGCCGGCGGCGAGGCGTCCTTCCACGGGGCGGACTTCGCGGACCTCGACGAGGTACGGGCGCTGGCCGACGAGGTCCGCGAGGAGACGGACGAACTCGCCGTCCTCGCCAACAACGCCGGACTCACCGTGACGGACTATCAGGAGTCGAAACAGGGCTACGAACTCCACCTCGCCGTCAACCACCTCGCGACCTACCTCCTGACCCACGACCTCGTCGACCACCTCGCCGACGAGGCCCGCGTCGTCACCACCTCCTCGCTGGCCCACCGCAACGGCGGCATCGACTTCGACACCCTCGCCGAGGAGGGGTCGACCGGCGACATGAGCATCTCCGGGCGCTCCGACATGGCGCTCGTCTCGAAACTGACGCGGGCGACGGGACTCGCCCGCGTCTCCGGACTCTCCGGGTTCTCCGCCTACTCCGACTCCAAGCTCGCGAACGTGCTGTTCACCCGCGAACTGGCCGCCCGACTGCCGGCGGGCCAGACGGCCAACTGCTTCCACCCCGGCGTCATCCCCGGCAGCGGCTTCGCCCGCGGGATACCGTTCCCACTGTCGATGGGGTGGGAGGCCGTCGAACTCGTCCCCGGCGTCACCGACAGCGTCGAGGACGGCGGTCGGGCGCTCGCCTACCTCGCCGCCTCGCCCGCGCTGGAGGGGGTCACCGGTCAGTACTTCGACCAGCAGCGCCAGCGTCGCCCCTCTCGGTCCGCGCGCGACGACGAGACGGCCGACCGGCTCTGGGACCTGAGTGCCGACCTCGTGGGCGTGGACCCGGACTGGCCGTAG
- a CDS encoding anthranilate phosphoribosyltransferase gives MAETTTKYGEWPLKRLMTEVVGSGHKSADDMTREQAREAMQRILADEPDHTTLGAFWLANRWKRNTPEELGAYLDVIVEESLEPYAPEADPVDCGANYDGKGRTAILGVAAGAVAAAAGTPVVTHSGDRVPTQKQDAYKHVLDELGVRTELQPEESAEMVDETGFGFYYQPNFNPGLHAIEDRRDQMGVRTFVNTIETICNPANADYHLGSFYHLPYAKRIVDTFQESEHVSPRRVVMFQGLEGYDDIRPGNTKVGEWSAGSEFTDFDIKTPEYGMDWEEADLSVENVAEESATITEAVLAGERDGPFADAVALNAAVRIYAREDCADLDAGLEMARDAIADGSAHEVLEDLRAF, from the coding sequence ATGGCCGAGACCACGACGAAGTACGGCGAGTGGCCGCTGAAACGCCTGATGACGGAGGTCGTCGGTTCCGGACACAAGTCCGCCGACGACATGACCCGCGAGCAGGCTCGCGAGGCGATGCAGCGCATCCTCGCGGACGAACCCGACCACACCACGCTCGGGGCGTTCTGGCTCGCCAACCGCTGGAAGCGCAACACGCCCGAGGAGCTCGGCGCGTACCTCGACGTCATCGTCGAGGAGTCGCTGGAGCCGTACGCCCCCGAGGCCGACCCGGTCGACTGCGGGGCCAACTACGACGGCAAGGGTCGGACCGCCATCCTCGGCGTCGCTGCGGGTGCCGTCGCCGCCGCCGCCGGCACCCCCGTCGTCACCCACTCGGGCGACCGGGTCCCGACCCAGAAACAGGACGCCTACAAGCACGTGCTGGACGAACTCGGCGTCCGCACGGAGCTCCAGCCCGAGGAGTCCGCGGAGATGGTCGACGAGACGGGCTTCGGCTTCTACTACCAGCCGAACTTCAACCCCGGCCTGCACGCCATCGAGGACCGGCGCGACCAGATGGGGGTCCGCACGTTCGTCAACACCATCGAGACCATCTGCAACCCGGCGAACGCGGACTACCACCTCGGCTCGTTCTACCACCTCCCCTACGCCAAGCGCATCGTCGACACGTTCCAGGAGAGCGAACACGTCTCGCCGCGCCGCGTCGTGATGTTCCAGGGGCTGGAGGGGTACGACGACATCCGACCGGGGAACACGAAGGTCGGCGAGTGGTCCGCCGGCTCCGAGTTCACCGACTTCGACATCAAGACTCCCGAGTACGGCATGGACTGGGAGGAGGCCGACCTCTCGGTCGAGAACGTGGCCGAGGAGTCCGCCACCATCACCGAGGCGGTGCTGGCCGGCGAACGCGACGGCCCCTTCGCCGACGCCGTCGCGCTGAACGCCGCCGTCCGCATCTACGCCCGCGAGGACTGTGCGGACCTCGACGCCGGGCTGGAGATGGCCCGCGACGCCATCGCCGACGGCTCCGCCCACGAGGTCCTCGAGGACCTCCGGGCGTTCTGA
- a CDS encoding DUF7125 family protein → MAEDEGTDGPFEATLPGDEARRAAFREAVAAGDVPWDGPRVAGNLSTGFQALDEGWGGFSPGALVALVAPPDAPSEELLYPPATFAPARYLSLLRNAPEVARHAAATGYEAFDVTETDTTRLLDDPAGALSGLDPESVVVVDPATELEREGRERYLTFVSTLKRAVETTDSVAVLHCPRMNPRALQRDLTLARADVVLELERYRADEPRHGVQWFCYCHKNRLGRVPDTPVRFAFDDGPRTVQPRDA, encoded by the coding sequence ATGGCCGAGGACGAGGGGACCGACGGGCCGTTCGAGGCGACACTCCCGGGGGACGAGGCGCGCCGGGCGGCGTTCCGCGAGGCCGTCGCGGCCGGTGACGTGCCGTGGGACGGCCCACGCGTGGCGGGGAACCTCTCGACCGGGTTCCAGGCGCTCGACGAGGGCTGGGGCGGCTTCTCGCCGGGGGCGCTCGTGGCGCTCGTGGCCCCGCCGGACGCGCCGAGCGAGGAACTGCTGTACCCGCCGGCGACGTTCGCGCCGGCCCGGTACCTCTCGCTGTTGCGGAACGCGCCCGAGGTGGCGCGACACGCCGCCGCGACGGGCTACGAGGCCTTCGACGTGACCGAGACGGACACCACCCGCCTGCTGGACGACCCGGCCGGGGCGCTCTCGGGGCTGGACCCGGAGTCCGTCGTCGTCGTGGACCCGGCGACCGAACTCGAACGCGAGGGTCGCGAGCGCTACCTCACGTTCGTCTCGACGCTGAAACGGGCGGTCGAGACGACCGACAGCGTCGCCGTCCTCCACTGCCCGCGGATGAACCCACGAGCGCTCCAGCGTGACCTCACCCTCGCGCGGGCCGACGTGGTGCTCGAACTGGAGCGCTACCGGGCCGACGAGCCACGCCACGGCGTCCAGTGGTTCTGCTACTGCCACAAGAACCGCCTCGGGCGCGTCCCCGACACCCCCGTCCGGTTCGCGTTCGACGACGGGCCGCGGACCGTCCAGCCGCGGGACGCCTGA
- a CDS encoding peptidylprolyl isomerase: MSNEVSNPDNPTATFHTTHGEFTVELFADKAPKTVENFLGLAREDPAADATPAPDTNTWKDPESGEVRGDSLYAGAVFHRVIGGFMIQGGDPTGTGRGGPGYQFEDEFHDDLTHSGPGILSMANSGPNTNGSQFFVTLDAQPHLDGRHAVFGQVVEGMDVVEEIGSVPTDRNDQPREEVKIERVDIDE, from the coding sequence ATGAGCAACGAGGTCAGCAACCCCGACAACCCGACCGCGACGTTCCACACCACCCACGGCGAGTTCACGGTCGAACTGTTCGCGGACAAGGCGCCCAAGACGGTCGAGAACTTCCTCGGACTCGCCCGGGAGGACCCCGCCGCGGACGCGACGCCCGCGCCCGACACGAACACCTGGAAGGACCCCGAGAGCGGCGAGGTGCGAGGGGACTCGCTCTACGCCGGCGCCGTCTTCCACCGCGTCATCGGCGGCTTCATGATCCAGGGCGGGGACCCGACCGGCACCGGCCGTGGCGGTCCAGGCTACCAGTTCGAGGACGAGTTCCACGACGACCTGACCCACTCCGGGCCGGGCATCCTCTCGATGGCGAACTCCGGACCGAACACGAACGGCTCGCAGTTCTTCGTCACGCTCGACGCCCAGCCCCACCTCGACGGCCGACACGCCGTCTTCGGGCAGGTGGTCGAGGGGATGGACGTGGTCGAGGAGATCGGCTCGGTGCCGACCGACCGCAACGACCAGCCGCGCGAGGAAGTGAAGATCGAGCGCGTCGACATCGACGAGTAA
- a CDS encoding class I SAM-dependent methyltransferase: MPDDPPAEATDGSHEAHEVYDETASAYAAGNPSADARAAYEWPAVREVLPDVDGRRVLDAGTGTGHYAAWLAERGADVVGLDASAGMLREAHERTDGPAFVHGDLRAPLPFPDATFDLVCSQLTLDHVEDWDAPFAEFARVCRPGGTLVVSVDHPFTTYFVVEEEPEAVGNATAQSADYYAVERFEKVWPHVEGEGETRMPVYRRPLAEVTRPLFAAGFAVTDLREPEPESDAEHLRYFAERTPRFLVVCAEKE, encoded by the coding sequence ATGCCCGACGACCCGCCAGCCGAGGCCACGGACGGCTCGCACGAGGCCCACGAGGTGTACGACGAGACGGCCAGCGCCTACGCCGCCGGGAACCCGAGCGCCGACGCCCGCGCCGCCTACGAGTGGCCGGCCGTCCGCGAGGTGCTCCCGGACGTCGACGGCCGGCGGGTGCTCGACGCCGGTACCGGCACGGGTCACTACGCCGCGTGGCTGGCCGAACGCGGCGCCGACGTGGTCGGCCTCGACGCCAGCGCCGGGATGCTCCGCGAGGCGCACGAGCGGACCGACGGCCCGGCGTTCGTCCACGGCGACCTCCGGGCGCCGCTTCCCTTCCCGGACGCGACGTTCGACCTCGTCTGCTCGCAACTCACGCTGGACCACGTCGAGGACTGGGACGCCCCGTTCGCCGAGTTCGCCCGCGTCTGCCGGCCCGGCGGCACGCTGGTCGTCAGCGTCGACCACCCGTTCACGACCTACTTCGTCGTCGAGGAGGAACCCGAGGCGGTGGGCAACGCCACCGCACAGTCCGCGGACTACTACGCTGTCGAGCGGTTCGAGAAGGTGTGGCCCCACGTCGAGGGCGAGGGCGAGACCCGGATGCCGGTCTACCGTCGGCCGCTCGCCGAGGTGACGCGCCCCCTGTTCGCGGCCGGGTTCGCGGTCACCGACCTCCGGGAACCGGAACCCGAGTCCGACGCCGAGCACCTGCGGTACTTCGCCGAGCGGACGCCGCGCTTCCTCGTGGTGTGCGCAGAGAAGGAGTGA
- a CDS encoding NAD(P)/FAD-dependent oxidoreductase translates to MATSHVIIGDGIAGSSAAETIREADTDASVTVLTEEGEALYNRILIKEFAKGKLPEAPISIHSPDWYEERDIDLELNTHVVRVDTEAKTVHTHGGDTYDYDKLLVATGGTPTQLPVENSDADGVHHFWTFQDARAIKENAENADTGVVVGAGLLGIDLAAISAAQELDAHYLMRGQAWWRYALSEEGAEIIHDALRERNVTPVFGSGVDHFETDDDGHVVAAVDPNGERYEAEFAGVAIGLNFNTEWLRGSGVETDDGVLTDEHMRTNVEDVYAAGDITEFHDVLLGERAQNGAWGSAKEQGSIAGANMVGEWDEPEETFEWVSSYSITHFDFPFLSFGHPTLGDDSVEKKYSEDEWRRVALKDGRVIGGVLIGDLSPQSALKRLAREQVDLTGREEKLLEERIPVDDLVADSPEAQAE, encoded by the coding sequence ATGGCGACGTCGCACGTGATCATCGGCGACGGCATCGCGGGTTCTTCTGCCGCCGAGACCATCCGCGAGGCCGACACCGATGCGTCGGTGACTGTACTCACAGAGGAGGGCGAGGCCCTCTACAACCGCATCCTCATCAAGGAGTTCGCCAAGGGGAAACTCCCCGAGGCGCCCATCTCCATCCACTCCCCGGACTGGTACGAGGAGCGTGACATCGACCTCGAGCTGAACACGCACGTCGTCCGCGTGGACACGGAGGCCAAGACGGTCCACACCCACGGCGGCGACACCTACGACTACGACAAACTGCTCGTCGCCACGGGCGGGACCCCCACGCAGCTGCCGGTCGAGAACAGCGACGCCGACGGCGTCCACCACTTCTGGACGTTCCAGGACGCCCGCGCCATCAAGGAGAACGCCGAGAACGCCGACACCGGCGTCGTCGTCGGCGCGGGCCTGCTGGGCATCGACCTCGCGGCTATCTCCGCCGCGCAGGAACTGGACGCACACTACCTGATGCGCGGGCAGGCGTGGTGGCGCTACGCCCTCAGCGAGGAGGGTGCCGAGATCATCCACGACGCCCTGCGCGAGCGGAACGTCACGCCCGTCTTCGGCTCCGGCGTCGACCACTTCGAGACGGACGACGACGGTCACGTCGTCGCCGCCGTGGACCCGAACGGCGAGCGCTACGAGGCCGAGTTCGCCGGCGTCGCCATCGGCCTGAACTTCAACACCGAGTGGCTCCGTGGCTCCGGCGTCGAGACGGACGACGGCGTGCTCACGGACGAGCACATGCGGACCAACGTCGAGGACGTCTACGCCGCCGGCGACATCACGGAGTTCCACGACGTCCTGCTCGGCGAGCGCGCACAGAACGGCGCGTGGGGCAGCGCGAAGGAACAGGGCTCCATCGCCGGCGCGAACATGGTCGGGGAGTGGGACGAGCCCGAGGAGACGTTCGAGTGGGTCTCCTCGTACTCCATCACCCACTTCGACTTCCCGTTCCTCTCGTTCGGCCACCCCACCCTCGGCGACGACTCGGTCGAGAAGAAGTACAGCGAGGACGAGTGGCGCCGCGTCGCCCTGAAGGACGGCAGGGTCATCGGCGGCGTCCTCATCGGCGACCTCTCGCCGCAGTCCGCGCTCAAGCGGCTCGCCCGCGAACAGGTCGACCTGACCGGCCGCGAGGAGAAACTGCTGGAGGAGCGAATCCCGGTCGACGACCTCGTCGCCGACAGCCCCGAGGCGCAGGCGGAGTAA
- a CDS encoding DUF6149 family protein — protein MKIRQNLRHWAAKKALTTPVVGPRVNDKLVDMHTGIFLGKTDESNHDERRAHLDDFFDATMDTYVAALESGYPEAEAREITHVQANFDFFNHGWTEMMEIPGDELEDHYRRYEAFFADHGITIDDPLGEFRPLGGIAEAPKTPERLEEPEYENALAGFADDVYVETPEGTFEGHGTEEPEDVDVSQAPGADADEEARAD, from the coding sequence ATGAAGATACGCCAGAACCTCCGGCACTGGGCCGCGAAGAAGGCCCTCACGACACCCGTCGTCGGCCCGCGGGTCAACGACAAGCTCGTGGACATGCACACGGGCATCTTCCTCGGGAAGACCGACGAGTCCAACCACGACGAGCGCCGTGCGCACCTCGACGACTTCTTCGACGCGACGATGGACACGTACGTCGCGGCGCTGGAGAGTGGGTACCCGGAGGCCGAGGCCCGCGAGATAACGCACGTCCAGGCCAACTTCGACTTCTTCAACCACGGGTGGACGGAGATGATGGAGATCCCCGGTGACGAACTGGAGGACCACTACCGCCGCTACGAGGCGTTCTTCGCAGACCACGGCATCACCATCGACGACCCGCTCGGCGAGTTCCGCCCGCTCGGCGGCATCGCCGAGGCCCCGAAGACCCCGGAGAGACTTGAGGAACCGGAGTACGAGAACGCCCTCGCCGGCTTCGCCGACGACGTATACGTCGAGACGCCGGAGGGCACCTTCGAGGGCCACGGCACCGAGGAACCCGAGGACGTCGACGTGTCGCAGGCCCCCGGTGCCGACGCCGACGAGGAGGCCAGGGCGGACTGA
- a CDS encoding NAD(P)/FAD-dependent oxidoreductase yields MIGVVGGGIAGLAAAYRLREAGEEVRVFEASDDVGGLAATYDTRGDRIEKFYHHLSKNETTIVELAEELGLGDAVEWRIGENAYYVEGVEHPLDTAWEIAAYPYLSVYDKFRLAMLTKEIDVRGGIPTFDTYEDLEAFEHVPIKEFLLEHTTRGVYEYFFEPLLDAKFGSRKEDVSAAWLLGRIKFRSERDLLRGEELGYVEGGFGRLLDALVDAVGTEHIETEARVTDLAFGDSVESMTVETPDGTTEYDVDDVVVATMPNVLEALTGYECDVEFQGSVCAVVGMSESLMDTYWLNIADEAPFGALIEHTNFVPPERYGGEHLLYVASYVQDTEEELWRLDDDEVRELWLDGIADLYPDFDRSAVEWMEVARNPRTAPIYSRGYLDRVVPYDLAADVTDGLYYAGMASRAQYPERSLDGGVLAGYECADRILE; encoded by the coding sequence ATGATAGGCGTCGTCGGCGGCGGCATCGCGGGACTCGCGGCCGCCTACCGACTCCGGGAGGCCGGCGAGGAGGTCCGCGTGTTCGAGGCCAGCGACGACGTCGGCGGTCTCGCCGCCACCTACGACACGCGGGGCGACCGCATCGAGAAGTTCTACCACCACCTCTCGAAGAACGAGACCACCATCGTCGAACTCGCCGAGGAACTCGGCCTCGGTGACGCCGTCGAGTGGCGTATCGGCGAGAACGCCTACTACGTCGAGGGGGTCGAACACCCGCTCGACACCGCCTGGGAGATCGCCGCCTACCCCTACCTCTCGGTGTACGACAAGTTCCGCCTCGCGATGCTCACCAAGGAGATAGACGTCCGCGGCGGGATTCCGACGTTCGACACCTACGAGGACCTCGAGGCGTTCGAGCACGTCCCCATCAAGGAGTTCCTGCTCGAACACACCACCCGCGGCGTCTACGAGTACTTCTTCGAGCCCCTGCTGGACGCGAAGTTCGGCTCCCGGAAGGAGGACGTCTCGGCAGCGTGGCTCCTCGGGCGCATCAAGTTCCGCTCGGAGCGTGACCTCCTGCGTGGCGAGGAACTGGGCTACGTCGAGGGCGGGTTCGGCCGCCTGCTGGACGCGCTCGTCGACGCCGTGGGCACGGAGCACATCGAGACCGAGGCCCGGGTGACCGACCTCGCGTTCGGCGACAGCGTGGAGTCGATGACCGTCGAGACACCCGACGGGACCACCGAGTACGACGTGGACGACGTGGTGGTCGCGACGATGCCGAACGTCCTCGAGGCGCTGACCGGCTACGAGTGCGACGTGGAGTTCCAGGGCTCGGTCTGCGCCGTCGTCGGGATGTCCGAGTCGCTGATGGACACCTACTGGCTCAACATCGCCGACGAGGCGCCGTTCGGCGCGCTCATCGAGCACACGAACTTCGTCCCGCCCGAGCGCTACGGGGGCGAACACCTGCTCTACGTGGCGAGTTACGTCCAGGACACCGAGGAGGAGCTCTGGCGGCTGGACGACGACGAGGTCCGGGAGCTGTGGCTGGACGGCATCGCCGACCTCTACCCCGACTTCGACCGCTCGGCCGTCGAGTGGATGGAGGTCGCTCGGAACCCACGGACTGCCCCCATCTACTCCCGTGGCTACCTCGACCGGGTGGTCCCGTACGACCTCGCGGCGGACGTCACCGACGGCCTCTACTACGCCGGGATGGCCTCGCGGGCACAGTACCCGGAGCGGTCGCTCGACGGCGGCGTCCTGGCGGGCTACGAGTGTGCCGACCGGATACTGGAGTAG
- a CDS encoding homoserine kinase, translating to MLTVRAPATSANLGSGFDVFGVALERPADVVRVEKAAETTITVTGAGSQYIPEDPRKNTVGAVAEALEAPAHIRIDKGIRPASGLGSSAASAAAAAVGLNELYDRGYTREELVPIAAEGEAVVSGAAHSDNVAPSILGGFTIARHDGVTSVDADIPLVACLPEIVVSTRDARRVVPDGARMEQVVETVGNAATLAVGMARDDPDLVGRGMHDSVVTPARAELIDGYGNVHASAVEAGATGVTISGAGPTVIAACHEGDRGAVASAMLDSFERSGVEARAFKTRIGRGAEMFD from the coding sequence ATGCTCACCGTCCGGGCGCCGGCGACGAGTGCGAACCTCGGCAGCGGGTTCGACGTCTTCGGCGTCGCCCTCGAACGCCCGGCGGACGTGGTCCGCGTCGAGAAGGCCGCAGAGACCACCATCACCGTCACGGGCGCGGGGAGCCAGTACATACCCGAGGACCCGCGGAAGAACACGGTCGGTGCCGTCGCCGAGGCGCTGGAGGCGCCCGCCCACATCCGCATCGACAAGGGGATCCGCCCGGCCTCGGGGCTCGGCTCCTCGGCCGCCAGCGCCGCCGCCGCCGCCGTCGGGCTGAACGAACTCTACGACCGGGGCTACACCCGCGAGGAACTCGTCCCCATCGCCGCCGAGGGCGAGGCCGTCGTCTCGGGGGCGGCACACTCCGACAACGTCGCGCCATCCATCCTCGGCGGGTTCACCATCGCCCGGCACGACGGCGTGACGAGCGTCGACGCGGACATCCCGCTCGTCGCCTGCCTCCCCGAGATCGTCGTCTCGACCCGCGACGCCCGTCGGGTCGTCCCCGACGGCGCCCGGATGGAACAGGTCGTCGAGACGGTCGGCAACGCCGCGACGCTCGCCGTGGGGATGGCCCGCGACGACCCCGACCTCGTCGGCCGGGGGATGCACGACTCCGTGGTCACGCCCGCGCGTGCGGAACTCATCGACGGGTACGGGAACGTCCACGCCTCCGCGGTCGAGGCGGGTGCCACCGGCGTCACCATCAGCGGCGCCGGCCCGACCGTCATCGCGGCCTGTCACGAGGGTGACCGGGGCGCGGTGGCCAGCGCGATGCTCGACTCCTTCGAGCGCTCGGGCGTCGAAGCCCGCGCGTTCAAGACGCGCATCGGGCGTGGCGCCGAGATGTTCGACTAG
- a CDS encoding phosphotransferase family protein, translating into MTDALPYATLERMLQRVEPEWRLECAEPVESGFSAVYRLSVSGGDVDTCYLKCTTEGDGEGVSADARIQRLLEDGTDVPVTPVLGVVDDDPDLPAPFHLSAAVPSETLPYEAVGRVSDDVLQGLTRDVGRHLGSLHTLDAVDAFGYVANGGPSLDGERPSGDPSDLRVVRGRETWPEYLWARTRAELDRHVDSRFAALTERLTVWFEERIAALSGPFRPALGRNDHGFHNLLVDPDAGRVTAQPDWAYTLAVPPAFDFEFAAYLYGGSFLAGLPDVRDRRVTTSSRHEVRGEPRDRRPLVREALLDGYAETASGLVDRVREPTPCYELLAATRVMNDFGHLDLPDGTVEAVAARFRTDVERALDA; encoded by the coding sequence ATGACCGATGCCCTCCCCTACGCCACGCTCGAACGGATGCTCCAACGCGTCGAACCCGAGTGGCGGCTCGAATGTGCGGAACCGGTCGAGAGTGGGTTCTCGGCGGTCTATCGGCTCTCGGTCTCCGGTGGCGACGTGGACACCTGCTACCTGAAGTGTACCACGGAGGGCGACGGCGAGGGCGTCTCGGCGGACGCCCGCATCCAGCGACTCCTCGAGGACGGGACCGACGTCCCGGTGACGCCGGTCCTCGGCGTCGTCGACGACGACCCCGACCTGCCCGCGCCGTTCCACCTGAGCGCCGCCGTGCCGAGCGAGACCCTCCCCTACGAGGCCGTCGGCCGAGTCTCCGACGACGTCTTGCAGGGCCTCACGCGTGACGTGGGACGCCACCTCGGGTCGCTGCACACGCTCGACGCCGTCGACGCCTTCGGCTACGTCGCCAACGGAGGGCCGTCGCTCGACGGCGAGCGGCCGAGCGGCGACCCGAGCGACCTCCGCGTCGTCCGCGGGCGCGAGACGTGGCCCGAGTATCTGTGGGCGCGGACGCGGGCGGAACTCGACCGCCACGTAGACTCCCGGTTCGCGGCCCTCACCGAGCGGCTGACGGTGTGGTTCGAGGAGCGAATCGCCGCGCTCTCGGGCCCGTTCCGGCCCGCGCTGGGCCGGAACGACCACGGCTTCCACAACCTCCTCGTGGACCCCGACGCGGGTCGAGTGACCGCCCAGCCCGACTGGGCGTACACGCTCGCCGTGCCGCCCGCGTTCGACTTCGAGTTCGCGGCCTACCTCTACGGCGGGTCGTTCCTCGCTGGCCTCCCCGACGTGCGTGACCGCCGTGTCACGACTTCGTCGCGCCACGAGGTCCGTGGCGAGCCACGGGACCGCCGGCCCCTCGTCCGCGAGGCGCTGCTCGACGGGTACGCGGAGACAGCATCCGGCCTCGTCGACCGGGTGCGCGAGCCGACGCCGTGCTACGAGCTGCTGGCGGCGACGCGGGTGATGAACGACTTCGGCCACCTCGACCTCCCCGACGGGACGGTCGAGGCGGTCGCAGCGCGGTTCCGCACCGACGTCGAACGCGCACTCGACGCCTAG
- a CDS encoding SCP2 sterol-binding domain-containing protein has translation MAYEFPSEAWMEEYKNRLNESEEYGEQGAGWGVGFDGDFIFHIVADDRLPEDRYFYIALEDGKCTAVKEVDDLDEVEHGFVMRGAYSDWQKLNDGEMGAIDGMMSGVFDLEGDMQKVMQYSGAAVAMTETSASIDTEYAY, from the coding sequence ATGGCATACGAGTTCCCGAGTGAGGCGTGGATGGAGGAGTACAAGAACCGACTGAACGAGAGCGAGGAGTACGGAGAGCAGGGCGCCGGCTGGGGCGTCGGGTTCGACGGCGACTTCATCTTCCACATCGTCGCTGACGACCGACTCCCGGAGGACCGCTACTTCTACATCGCACTCGAGGATGGCAAGTGTACCGCGGTGAAGGAGGTCGACGACCTCGACGAGGTCGAGCACGGCTTCGTCATGCGGGGCGCCTACTCCGACTGGCAGAAGCTCAACGACGGCGAGATGGGTGCCATCGACGGGATGATGTCCGGCGTCTTCGACCTCGAGGGTGACATGCAGAAGGTCATGCAGTACTCCGGTGCCGCGGTGGCGATGACGGAGACGAGCGCGAGCATCGACACCGAGTACGCGTACTGA